One Pseudomonas muyukensis DNA segment encodes these proteins:
- a CDS encoding protein-L-isoaspartate(D-aspartate) O-methyltransferase: MTSQRTRERLIQRLYEEGVSNAKVLEAIRRTPRHLFVDEALAHRAYEDTALPIGHNQTISQPFMVAHMSELLLEAGPLDKVLEIGTGSGYQTAILAQLVERVFSVERIKVLQDRAKERLVELNLRNVVFRWGDGCEGWPALAPYNGIIVTAVAPEVPQALLDQLAPGGRMVIPVGPAGEAQQLMLIVREEHGFSRRVLGAVRFVPLLNGPLA, translated from the coding sequence ATGACCTCCCAGCGCACCCGTGAGCGGCTGATCCAGCGCTTGTACGAGGAGGGCGTGTCCAACGCCAAGGTACTCGAGGCCATTCGCCGTACCCCGCGCCACCTGTTCGTCGACGAGGCCCTGGCTCATCGCGCCTACGAAGACACCGCGCTGCCGATCGGCCACAACCAGACCATCTCCCAGCCGTTCATGGTCGCGCACATGAGCGAACTGCTGCTGGAGGCCGGGCCCCTGGACAAGGTGCTGGAGATCGGCACCGGCTCGGGCTACCAGACGGCGATCCTCGCCCAGCTGGTGGAGCGGGTGTTCTCGGTGGAGCGGATCAAGGTGCTGCAGGACCGGGCCAAGGAACGCCTGGTCGAGCTCAACCTGCGCAACGTGGTGTTCCGCTGGGGCGATGGTTGCGAAGGTTGGCCGGCGCTGGCGCCTTATAACGGCATCATCGTCACCGCCGTGGCGCCGGAAGTCCCCCAGGCGCTGCTCGACCAGCTGGCCCCCGGTGGGCGCATGGTGATCCCGGTGGGCCCGGCGGGGGAGGCCCAGCAGTTGATGCTGATCGTGCGCGAGGAGCATGGTTTCTCGCGCCGTGTGCTCGGGGCGGTGCGCTTCGTGCCGCTGCTCAACGGCCCATTGGCCTGA
- a CDS encoding LexA family transcriptional regulator, giving the protein MHAMQKRNVASVLRALLDRHGLSPTELHRRTGVPQSTLSRILSEKIVDPSDKHVSKIAEYFGVSTDQLRGRAELGESREAAAAGQGHAALSDISLWDDETPVEDDEVSVPFLREVELAAGSGRFVIEESENARLRFGKRSLRHNGVQFDHAKCVTVRGNSMLPVLRDGATVGVNTGKCTIGDIIDGDLYAINHNGQLRVKQVYRLPTGIRLRSFNRDEHPDEDYSFQQMQDEQISLLGHVFWWGMYAR; this is encoded by the coding sequence ATGCACGCTATGCAAAAACGCAACGTAGCCTCCGTACTCAGAGCACTGCTCGACCGCCACGGCCTGTCCCCGACAGAGCTGCACCGGCGCACGGGCGTTCCCCAATCCACCCTGTCGCGTATCCTCAGCGAGAAGATCGTCGACCCGTCCGACAAGCATGTGTCGAAGATCGCCGAGTACTTCGGCGTCAGCACCGACCAGCTGCGCGGGCGTGCCGAGCTGGGCGAGTCGCGTGAAGCGGCTGCTGCGGGCCAGGGCCACGCCGCGCTGAGCGATATCAGTCTGTGGGACGATGAAACACCCGTCGAGGACGACGAGGTGTCCGTTCCTTTTCTCCGTGAGGTCGAATTGGCAGCAGGATCAGGAAGATTCGTCATCGAAGAAAGCGAAAACGCGCGCTTGCGTTTCGGCAAGCGCAGCCTGCGCCACAATGGCGTGCAGTTCGACCATGCCAAGTGCGTGACGGTGCGTGGCAACAGCATGCTGCCGGTATTGCGCGATGGCGCCACGGTTGGCGTCAACACCGGCAAATGCACGATCGGCGACATCATCGATGGCGACCTCTATGCCATCAATCACAATGGCCAGTTGCGGGTAAAGCAGGTGTATCGCCTGCCCACCGGTATTCGCCTGCGCAGCTTCAATCGCGACGAGCACCCCGACGAGGACTACAGCTTCCAGCAGATGCAGGATGAGCAGATCAGCCTGTTGGGCCACGTCTTCTGGTGGGGCATGTACGCCCGCTGA
- the surE gene encoding 5'/3'-nucleotidase SurE, whose protein sequence is MRILISNDDGVTAPGLAALHAALADYAECVVIAPDQDKSGASSSLTLDRPLHPQTLANGFISLNGTPTDCVHLGLNGLLAQTPDMVVSGINLGANLGDDVLYSGTVAAALEGRFLGGTSLAFSLLSRQPDNLPAAAYIARRLVEAQARLELPARTVLNINIPNLPLEHIRGIQLTRLGHRARAAAPTKVVNPRGKEGYWIAVAGDAEDGGPGTDFHAVMQGYVSITPLQLDRTFNDAFERFEGWLEGVL, encoded by the coding sequence ATGCGTATTCTGATTTCGAATGACGACGGTGTTACCGCACCCGGCCTCGCCGCGCTGCATGCTGCGCTGGCGGACTACGCCGAGTGCGTGGTGATTGCCCCGGATCAAGACAAGAGCGGCGCCAGCAGTTCGCTGACGCTGGACCGGCCGCTGCACCCGCAGACCCTGGCCAACGGCTTCATCAGCCTCAATGGCACGCCGACCGATTGCGTGCACCTGGGGCTCAACGGGCTGCTCGCGCAGACCCCAGACATGGTGGTCTCCGGCATCAACCTGGGCGCCAACCTGGGTGACGATGTGCTGTATTCCGGCACGGTCGCTGCCGCGCTCGAAGGGCGCTTCCTGGGTGGCACCTCGCTGGCGTTCTCGCTGCTCTCGCGCCAACCCGACAACCTGCCGGCCGCCGCGTATATCGCCCGGCGCCTGGTCGAGGCTCAGGCGCGCCTGGAATTGCCCGCGCGCACGGTGCTCAACATCAATATCCCCAATCTGCCGCTGGAGCACATCCGTGGCATCCAGCTGACCCGCCTGGGGCACCGGGCGCGTGCGGCGGCGCCGACCAAGGTGGTCAACCCGCGCGGCAAGGAAGGCTACTGGATCGCGGTGGCCGGCGATGCCGAGGACGGCGGCCCGGGCACCGACTTCCATGCGGTGATGCAAGGCTACGTGTCGATTACCCCGTTGCAGCTGGACCGCACCTTCAACGACGCCTTCGAGCGCTTCGAGGGCTGGCTGGAGGGCGTGCTCTGA
- a CDS encoding phage holin family protein, whose amino-acid sequence MTNEQQALLDMPLWLVIVLALLGGLSGEMWRADKAGARGWGLLRRLALRSGACMVCGVSTVMLLYASGMTIWSASAFGCLTAMAGADVAIGLYERWAARRLGIEQPAAGVDAEDRRH is encoded by the coding sequence TTGACAAACGAACAACAGGCACTGCTCGACATGCCGCTCTGGCTGGTGATCGTCCTGGCCTTGCTCGGCGGCCTGTCTGGCGAAATGTGGCGGGCCGACAAGGCGGGGGCGCGGGGCTGGGGGCTGCTGCGTCGCCTGGCTTTGCGCTCCGGAGCTTGCATGGTCTGTGGCGTATCCACGGTGATGCTGCTGTACGCCAGCGGCATGACGATCTGGAGCGCCAGCGCCTTCGGCTGCCTCACCGCCATGGCCGGTGCCGATGTTGCCATCGGCCTTTATGAACGCTGGGCGGCTCGTCGCCTGGGCATCGAGCAACCCGCGGCCGGCGTGGACGCCGAAGACCGCAGGCATTGA
- a CDS encoding phage tail tube protein has product MSILTQGTQIYALVPPVSGTGPLSVLEVDHVTSFEPGGAPAEQIEDTTLDAAERTYKKGLRTPGTATLGLNADPTNASHIRLHQLSEAKGNTTVKWVVGWSDGKGVAPTVNSKGDGFELPATRTWFAFEGYVADFPFNFALNAVVTTSVSIQRTGGSTWAKKA; this is encoded by the coding sequence ATGTCGATTCTTACCCAAGGCACCCAGATCTATGCACTGGTTCCACCGGTCTCCGGCACCGGCCCGCTCAGCGTGCTGGAAGTCGATCACGTGACCTCGTTCGAACCAGGCGGCGCCCCCGCCGAGCAGATCGAGGACACCACCCTCGATGCCGCGGAGCGTACCTATAAGAAAGGCCTGCGCACCCCTGGCACCGCTACCCTCGGCCTCAATGCCGACCCGACCAACGCCAGCCACATCCGCCTGCACCAGCTGTCCGAAGCCAAGGGCAACACCACCGTCAAGTGGGTGGTGGGCTGGTCCGACGGCAAGGGCGTGGCGCCAACCGTCAACAGCAAGGGCGATGGTTTCGAGCTGCCGGCCACCCGTACCTGGTTCGCCTTCGAAGGTTATGTGGCCGACTTCCCGTTCAATTTCGCCCTCAACGCGGTGGTTACCACGTCGGTGAGCATCCAGCGCACCGGCGGCTCCACCTGGGCGAAAAAGGCCTGA
- the rpoS gene encoding RNA polymerase sigma factor RpoS, which produces MALSKEVPEFDIDDDLLLMETGIVLETDVVSDEPAVPSVRTKSKQGASLKQHKYIDYSRALDATQLYLNEIGFSPLLSPEEEVHFARLSQKGDPAGRKRMIESNLRLVVKIARRYVNRGLSLLDLIEEGNLGLIRAVEKFDPERGFRFSTYATWWIRQTIERAIMNQTRTIRLPIHVVKELNVYLRAARELTQKLDHEPSPEEIASLLEKPVAEVKRMLGLNERVSSVDVSLGPDSDKTLLDTLTDDRPTDPCELLQDDDLSQSIDQWLGELTDKQREVVVRRFGLRGHESSTLEDVGLEIGLTRERVRQIQVEGLKRLREILEKNGLSSESLFQ; this is translated from the coding sequence ATGGCTCTCAGTAAAGAAGTGCCGGAGTTTGACATCGACGATGACCTCCTACTGATGGAGACGGGCATCGTTTTGGAAACGGATGTGGTGTCAGACGAACCTGCTGTACCTTCGGTTCGGACCAAGTCGAAACAGGGCGCATCGCTCAAGCAGCACAAGTACATCGATTACAGCCGGGCGCTCGATGCCACGCAGCTGTATCTCAACGAAATCGGCTTTTCGCCTCTGCTCTCGCCAGAGGAAGAAGTGCATTTCGCGCGCCTCTCGCAAAAAGGCGACCCTGCCGGTCGCAAGCGCATGATCGAAAGCAACCTGCGCCTGGTGGTCAAGATCGCCCGCCGCTACGTCAATCGTGGCCTGTCGTTGCTCGACCTGATCGAGGAAGGCAACCTGGGCCTGATTCGCGCGGTGGAGAAGTTCGACCCTGAGCGTGGCTTCCGCTTCTCGACCTATGCGACCTGGTGGATCCGCCAGACCATCGAGCGGGCGATCATGAACCAGACGCGCACCATCCGCCTGCCCATTCACGTGGTCAAGGAGCTCAACGTCTACCTGCGTGCCGCGCGGGAGCTGACGCAAAAGCTCGACCACGAGCCGTCGCCGGAAGAAATCGCCAGCCTGCTGGAAAAACCGGTGGCCGAGGTCAAGCGCATGCTCGGCCTCAACGAGCGGGTGTCGTCGGTGGATGTCTCGCTCGGCCCGGACTCGGACAAGACCCTGCTCGACACCCTGACCGATGACCGCCCCACCGACCCGTGCGAACTGCTGCAGGACGACGACCTGTCGCAGAGCATCGATCAGTGGCTGGGCGAACTGACCGACAAGCAGCGCGAGGTGGTGGTGCGCCGCTTTGGCCTGCGTGGGCATGAGAGCAGCACCCTGGAGGATGTAGGGCTGGAGATCGGCCTGACCCGTGAGCGGGTACGGCAGATCCAGGTCGAAGGCCTCAAGCGCTTGCGCGAGATCCTCGAGAAGAATGGCCTGTCCAGCGAGTCGTTGTTTCAGTAG
- a CDS encoding peptidoglycan DD-metalloendopeptidase family protein: MGHTVMRQRKDRSGLKLLVLALAMGTLLAGCSSTSSNGARVVDRNNAAPKRPTVTSGQYIVKPGDTLFSIAFRYGWDYKELAARNNIAAPYTIRPGQPIRFSSGAGGSTTVVSSPSSSSKTTVIRRPVGTPPPPAGNGKSATPASSGASQTVAQVPAAERAVGGWTWPANGVLIGKFASNGSLNKGIDIAGDLGQPVFAASDGAVVYAGSGLRGYGELIIIKHSDTYVSAYGHNRRLLVREGQQVKAGQTIAEMGSTGTDRVKLHFEIRRQGKPVDPLQFLPRR; this comes from the coding sequence GTGGGTCACACAGTCATGCGGCAGCGCAAGGATCGGTCGGGGTTGAAGCTTCTGGTGCTGGCGCTGGCCATGGGGACCTTGCTGGCCGGCTGTTCCAGCACCAGCTCGAACGGCGCGCGCGTGGTCGACCGCAACAACGCGGCGCCCAAGCGCCCGACCGTCACCTCGGGGCAGTACATCGTCAAGCCGGGCGACACCTTGTTCTCCATCGCCTTCCGCTATGGCTGGGACTACAAGGAGCTGGCGGCGCGCAACAACATCGCCGCGCCCTACACCATCCGCCCCGGCCAGCCGATTCGTTTCAGCAGCGGCGCAGGGGGCAGCACCACGGTCGTCAGCAGCCCTTCGTCGTCGAGCAAGACCACGGTCATCCGCCGCCCGGTCGGTACCCCACCGCCGCCCGCAGGCAATGGCAAAAGTGCCACGCCTGCCTCTTCCGGCGCCTCGCAAACGGTTGCCCAGGTGCCCGCCGCAGAGCGTGCCGTCGGCGGTTGGACGTGGCCGGCGAACGGCGTGCTGATTGGAAAATTCGCTTCAAACGGTAGTTTGAATAAAGGCATTGATATCGCCGGTGATTTGGGACAGCCTGTTTTTGCTGCGTCTGATGGAGCGGTGGTCTACGCCGGCAGTGGCTTGAGGGGCTATGGCGAGCTCATCATCATCAAACACAGCGATACCTACGTCAGTGCCTACGGCCACAACCGCAGGCTTTTGGTTCGGGAGGGGCAGCAGGTCAAGGCAGGGCAGACGATCGCAGAAATGGGGTCCACGGGCACTGATCGGGTGAAGCTGCATTTCGAGATTCGCCGCCAGGGCAAACCCGTCGACCCACTCCAGTTCCTGCCACGCCGTTGA
- the fdxA gene encoding ferredoxin FdxA codes for MTFVVTDNCIKCKYTDCVEVCPVDCFYEGPNFLVIHPDECIDCALCEPECPAQAIFSEDEVPAGMENFIELNAELAEIWPNITEKKDALPDAEEWDGKTGKIADLQR; via the coding sequence ATGACCTTCGTCGTCACCGACAACTGCATCAAATGCAAGTACACCGACTGCGTGGAAGTCTGTCCGGTGGACTGCTTCTACGAAGGCCCGAACTTCCTGGTGATCCACCCGGACGAGTGCATCGACTGTGCGCTGTGCGAGCCGGAATGCCCGGCCCAGGCCATTTTCTCGGAAGACGAAGTGCCAGCGGGCATGGAGAACTTCATCGAGCTCAACGCAGAGCTCGCGGAAATCTGGCCGAACATCACCGAGAAGAAGGATGCACTGCCGGACGCCGAAGAGTGGGATGGCAAAACTGGCAAGATCGCCGATCTGCAGCGCTGA
- the mutS gene encoding DNA mismatch repair protein MutS, whose protein sequence is MSDLSAHTPMMQQYWKLKNQHPDQLMFYRMGDFYEIFYEDAKKAAKLLDITLTARGQSAGQSIPMCGIPFHSLEGYLAKLVKLGESVVICEQIGDPATSKGPVERQVVRIITPGTVSDEALLDERRDNLIAALLGDERLFGLAVLDITSGNFTVQEIKGWENLLAELERINPVELLIPDDWPQGLPAEKRPGARRRAPWDFDRDSARKSLCQQFATQDLKGFGCDKLTLAIGAAGCLLTYAKETQRTALPHLRSLRHERMDDTVILDAASRRNLELDINLAGGRDNTLQSVIDRCQTAMASRLLTRWLNRPLRDLKVLKARQDSIRCLLDGYRFEKLQPQLKEIGDIERILARIGLRNARPRDLARLRDALGALPELQNAMAELEAPHLARLAAITGTYPELAGLLERAIIDTPPAVIRDGGVLKTGYDSELDELLAMSENAGQFLIDLEAREKARTGLANLKVGYNRVHGYFIELPTKQAEQAPGDYIRRQTLKGAERFITPELKAFEDKALSAKSRALSREKMLYDALLETLIGHLAPLQDSAAALAELDVLSNLAERALNLDLNCPSFVDEPCMRIEQGRHPVVEQVLTTPFVANDLGLDDSTRMLIITGPNMGGKSTYMRQTALIVLMAHIGSYVPAARCELSPVDRIFTRIGSSDDLAGGRSTFMVEMSETANILHNATDRSLVLMDEVGRGTSTFDGLSLAWAAAERLAQLRAYTLFATHYFELTVLPDSEPLVANVHLNATEHNERIVFLHHVLPGPASQSYGLAVAQLAGVPAVVIQRAREHLGRLETASLPHEAPVVRNDTSARSNTPHVPHQSDLFASLPHPAIEKLGKLDLDDMTPRQAIETLYQLKNLL, encoded by the coding sequence ATGTCTGATCTCTCCGCACACACCCCGATGATGCAGCAGTACTGGAAGCTGAAGAACCAGCACCCGGACCAGCTGATGTTCTACCGCATGGGCGACTTCTACGAGATCTTCTACGAAGATGCGAAGAAGGCCGCGAAACTGCTGGATATCACCCTGACCGCCCGTGGGCAGTCGGCGGGCCAGTCGATCCCCATGTGCGGGATTCCATTCCATTCGCTGGAGGGCTACCTGGCCAAGCTGGTCAAGCTCGGCGAATCGGTGGTGATCTGCGAACAGATCGGCGACCCAGCCACCAGCAAGGGCCCGGTGGAGCGCCAGGTGGTGCGTATCATCACCCCGGGCACGGTCAGCGACGAGGCGTTGCTTGATGAGCGCCGCGACAACCTGATCGCCGCCCTGCTCGGTGACGAGCGCCTGTTCGGCCTGGCCGTGCTGGACATCACCAGCGGCAACTTCACCGTGCAGGAGATCAAGGGCTGGGAGAACCTGCTGGCCGAGCTCGAGCGCATCAACCCGGTGGAGCTGCTGATCCCCGACGACTGGCCGCAGGGGCTGCCTGCGGAGAAGCGCCCCGGCGCCCGTCGCCGCGCGCCCTGGGACTTCGACCGCGACTCGGCGCGCAAGAGCCTCTGCCAGCAGTTCGCCACCCAGGACCTCAAGGGCTTCGGTTGCGACAAGCTGACCCTGGCCATCGGCGCAGCCGGCTGCCTGCTGACCTACGCCAAGGAAACCCAGCGTACCGCCCTGCCCCACCTGCGCAGCCTGCGCCACGAGCGCATGGACGACACGGTCATCCTCGATGCCGCCAGCCGCCGCAACCTGGAACTGGACATCAACCTGGCCGGTGGCCGCGACAACACCCTGCAATCGGTGATCGACCGCTGCCAGACCGCCATGGCCAGCCGCCTGTTGACCCGCTGGTTGAACCGCCCGCTGCGCGACCTGAAGGTGCTCAAGGCACGCCAGGACTCGATCCGCTGCCTGCTGGACGGCTACCGCTTCGAAAAGCTGCAGCCGCAGCTCAAGGAAATCGGCGATATCGAGCGGATCCTGGCGCGCATCGGCCTGCGCAACGCTCGCCCACGTGACCTGGCACGCCTGCGCGACGCCCTGGGCGCGCTGCCCGAGCTGCAGAACGCCATGGCCGAGCTGGAAGCGCCGCACCTGGCACGCCTGGCCGCCATCACCGGCACCTACCCGGAGCTGGCCGGCCTGCTGGAGCGGGCGATCATCGACACCCCGCCAGCGGTGATCCGCGACGGCGGCGTGCTCAAGACCGGCTACGACAGCGAGCTGGACGAGCTGCTGGCCATGAGCGAAAACGCCGGCCAGTTCCTGATTGACCTGGAAGCCCGCGAAAAAGCCCGCACCGGCCTGGCCAACCTCAAGGTCGGCTACAACCGCGTGCACGGCTACTTCATCGAGCTGCCCACCAAGCAAGCCGAGCAGGCGCCGGGCGACTACATCCGCCGGCAGACGCTCAAGGGCGCCGAGCGCTTCATCACCCCCGAGCTCAAGGCCTTCGAGGACAAAGCGCTGTCGGCCAAGAGCCGCGCGCTGAGCCGCGAGAAGATGCTCTACGACGCGCTGCTCGAGACCCTCATCGGCCACTTGGCGCCGCTGCAGGACAGCGCCGCCGCCCTGGCCGAGCTGGACGTGCTGAGCAACCTGGCCGAACGCGCGCTGAACCTGGACCTGAACTGCCCAAGCTTCGTCGACGAACCCTGCATGCGCATCGAGCAGGGCCGCCACCCGGTGGTCGAGCAGGTACTGACCACGCCGTTCGTGGCCAACGACCTGGGCCTGGACGACAGCACCCGGATGCTGATCATCACCGGCCCGAACATGGGCGGTAAATCCACCTACATGCGCCAGACCGCCCTGATCGTGCTGATGGCGCATATCGGCAGCTACGTGCCGGCCGCGCGCTGCGAGCTGTCGCCGGTCGACCGCATTTTCACCCGCATCGGTTCCAGCGACGACCTGGCCGGCGGGCGCTCGACCTTCATGGTCGAGATGAGCGAGACCGCCAATATCCTGCACAACGCCACCGACCGCAGCCTGGTGCTGATGGACGAAGTGGGCCGCGGCACCAGCACCTTCGACGGCCTGTCGCTGGCCTGGGCCGCCGCCGAGCGCCTGGCCCAGCTGCGCGCCTACACGCTGTTCGCCACCCACTACTTCGAGCTGACCGTGCTGCCCGACAGCGAGCCGCTGGTGGCCAACGTGCACCTGAACGCCACCGAGCACAACGAACGCATCGTGTTCCTCCACCATGTGCTGCCTGGGCCTGCCAGCCAGAGCTACGGCCTGGCGGTGGCGCAACTGGCAGGCGTGCCCGCGGTGGTGATCCAACGTGCCCGCGAACACCTGGGCCGGCTGGAAACCGCCAGCCTGCCCCACGAGGCGCCGGTCGTACGCAACGACACCAGCGCCCGCAGCAACACGCCTCACGTGCCGCACCAAAGCGACCTGTTCGCCAGCCTGCCACACCCGGCCATCGAGAAGCTGGGCAAGCTGGACCTGGACGACATGACGCCGCGCCAAGCTATCGAAACGCTATATCAACTGAAAAACCTGTTATAA